In one Acomys russatus chromosome 15, mAcoRus1.1, whole genome shotgun sequence genomic region, the following are encoded:
- the Hcn3 gene encoding potassium/sodium hyperpolarization-activated cyclic nucleotide-gated channel 3, with product MEEEARPAVGAGEAATPARETPPAAPAQARVASGGVPESAPEPKRRQLGTLLQPTVNKFSLRVFGSHKAVEIEQERVKSAGAWIIHPYSDFRFYWDLIMLLLMVGNLIVLPVGITFFKEENSPPWIVFNVLSDTFFLLDLVLNFRTGIVVEEGAEILLAPRAIRTRYLRTWFLVDLISSIPVDYIFLVVELEPRLDAEVYKTARALRIVRFTKILSLLRLLRLSRLIRYIHQWEEIFHMTYDLASAVVRIFNLIGMMLLLCHWDGCLQFLVPMLQDFPSDCWVSMNRMVNHSWGRQYSHALFKAMSHMLCIGYGQQAPVGMPDVWLTMLSMIVGATCYAMFIGHATALIQSLDSSRRQYQEKYKQVEQYMSFHKLPADTRQRIHEYYEHRYQGKMFDEESILGELSEPLREEIINFTCRGLVAHMPLFAHADPSFVTAVLTKLRFEVFQPGDLVVREGSVGRKMYFIQHGLLSVLARGARDTRLTDGSYFGEICLLTRGRRTASVRADTYCRLYSLSVDHFNAVLEEFPMMRRAFETVAMDRLRRIGKKNSILQRKRSEPSPGSSGGAMEQHLVQHDRDMARGIRGLAPGTGARLSGKPVLWEPLVHAPLQAAAVTSNVAIALTHQRGPLPLSPDSPATLLARSARRSAGSPASPLVPVRAGPLLARGPWASTSRLPAPPARTLHASLSRAGRSQVSLLGPPPGGGARRLGPRGRPLSASQPSLPQRATGDGSPGRKGSGSERLPPSGLLTKPPGTIQPPRPSVPEPVTPRGPQISANM from the exons ATGGAGGAGGAAGCGCGGCCGGCGGTGGGGGCCGGCGAAGCGGCGACCCCTGCGCGCGAGACGCCTCCCGCGGCTCCCGCCCAGGCCCGCGTGGCCTCAGGTGGGGTCCCGGAGTCTGCGCCCGAGCCGAAGAGGAGGCAGCTCGGGACGCTGCTTCAGCCGACCGTCAACAAGTTCTCTCTCCGGGTCTTCGGTAGCCACAAAGCGGTGGAAATCGAGCAGGAGAGGGTGAAGTCCGCCGGGGCCTGGATCATCCACCCCTACAGCGACTTCCG GTTTTACTGGGACCTGATCATGCTGTTGCTGATGGTGGGGAACCTCATAGTACTGCCCGTGGGCATCACTTTCTTCAAGGAGGAGAACTCCCCACCCTGGATCGTCTTCAATGTCCTCTCTGACACTTTCTTCCTGTTGGATCTGGTGCTCAACTTCCGAACTGGCATCGTGGTGGAGGAAGGCGCTGAGATCCTGTTGGCGCCGAGAGCCATCCGCACCCGTTACCTGCGCACCTGGTTCCTGGTTGACCTGATCTCCTCCATCCCTGTGGATTACATCTTCCTAGTGGTGGAGTTAGAGCCGAGGCTAGACGCCGAGGTCTACAAAACAGCACGGGCCCTGCGCATCGTTAGATTCACCAAGATCCTTAGCCTGCTGCGGCTGCTCCGCCTCTCCCGCCTCATCCGCTACATACACcagtgggaggag ATCTTCCACATGACCTACGACCTGGCCAGTGCAGTGGTCCGTATCTTCAACCTCATTGGGATGATGTTGCTGCTGTGTCACTGGGATGGCTGTCTGCAGTTCCTGGTCCCCATGCTGCAGGACTTCCCTTCTGACTGCTGGGTTTCCATGAACCGCATGGTG AACCACTCATGGGGCCGCCAGTATTCCCACGCCCTGTTCAAGGCCATGAGTCACATGCTGTGCATTGGCTATGGGCAGCAGGCACCGGTAGGCATGCCTGACGTCTGGCTCACCATGCTCAGCATGATCGTGGGTGCCACGTGCTATGCCATGTTCATCGGGCACGCCACGGCACTTATCCAGTCCCTGGACTCTTCCCGGCGACAGTACCAGGAGAAG TACAAGCAGGTGGAGCAGTACATGTCCTTCCACAAGCTGCCGGCCGACACCCGGCAGCGCATCCATGAATACTACGAGCACCGCTACCAGGGCAAGATGTTCGATGAGGAGAGCATCCTGGGGGAGCTGAGCGAGCCGCTCCGGGAG GAGATTATTAACTTCACCTGCCGGGGCCTAGTGGCCCACATGCCGCTGTTTGCTCATGCTGACCCCAGCTTCGTCACCGCAGTGCTCACCAAGCTCCGTTTTGAGGTCTTCCAGCCAGGGGATCTGGTGGTGCGTGAGGGCTCCGTGGGCAGGAAGATGTACTTCATCCAGCATGGGCTGCTCAGTGTGCTGGCACGGGGCGCCCGGGACACTCGCCTCACTGATGGATCCTACTTTGGGG agatctgcctgctgacTCGAGGCCGGAGAACAGCCAGTGTAAGGGCCGACACCTACTGTCGCCTCTACTCACTCAGCGTGGACCACTTCAATGCGGTGCTTGAGGAGTTCCCGATGATGCGAAGGGCTTTTGAGACTGTGGCCATGGACCGGCTCCGTCGCATTG GCAAAAAGAATTCGATCTTGCAGCGGAAACGCTCTGAGCCTAGTCCAGGCAGCAGCGGTGGCGCTATGGAGCAGCATCTGGTACAACACGACCGAGACATGGCTCGTGGTATTCGGGGCCTGGCTCCTGGAACAGGAGCTCGGCTCAGTGGAAAGCCAGTGCTGTGGGAACCGCTGGTGCACGCACCGCTGCAGGCAGCTGCTGTGACCTCCAACGTGGCAATAGCCCTGACTCACCAGCGAGGCCCTCTGCCCCTCTCCCCTGACTCTCCAGCCACCCTTCTTGCTCGCTCTGCTAGACGCTCAGCAGGCTCCCCAGCCTCCCCACTGGTGCCTGTCCGTGCGGGTCCTCTGCTGGCCCGAGGACCCTGGGCGTCCACCTCTCGCCTGCCTGCTCCACCTGCCCGAACCCTCCACGCCAGCCTATCCCGAGCAGGGCGTTCCCAGGTGTCcctgctgggccctcccccaggaGGAGGTGCTCGGAGGCTAGGACCTCGGGGCCGCCCACTTTCTGCCTCTCAACCCTCTCTGCCTCAGCGAGCAACTGGCGATGGCTCTCCTGGGCGCAAAGGCTCTGGAAGTGAACGCCTGCCCCCCTCCGGGCTCCTGACCAAGCCTCCAGGGACAATCCAGCCACCCAGGCCATCAGTGCCTGAACCGGTTACCCCAAGAGGTCCCCAAATCTCTGCCAACATGTGA